A region of Toxorhynchites rutilus septentrionalis strain SRP chromosome 1, ASM2978413v1, whole genome shotgun sequence DNA encodes the following proteins:
- the LOC129766724 gene encoding uncharacterized protein LOC129766724 — MSVAALTINDLPFEILCDLFDYLPLGDIKTASLVCHRWHQIIFSELYIKRFRMVISLNQFLPELKRMVQVLERSDREYYNIILKANLGSPLTEARLKIVKFIVRLITQYAESLYFNMADLRLESCVSERLLRSRKLQLIDTRAKYIPLGMGLKESMLAAICDYATDLQDLVIAEMNITNPKALENLSQLTRLKLLLISDYYPYVRPPCPPINLPNLENLSLINVTDESNFYFKTDNLKRYFIHTNGTHAPRSMESIAENISGISRLCIHFTARTIMAEHIFAALEKFPYLNALELGGVAIPASVLRDLNPRNHIQKLIFVECHLESLLLNDLTEKLGYLKQLVFDSCFLFHKRDGFQRIQYDDLQQLRRSMPSCQVMLDYN; from the exons ATGAGTGTCGCAGCCCTCACCATCAACGATTTGCCGTTCGAG ATACTGTGCGATCTCTTTGATTATCTGCCGCTTGGGGACATCAAAACGGCTTCCCTCGTTTGCCACCGATGGCATCAGATAATTTTCTCCGAGCTTTACATCAAACGTTTCCGGATGGTCATCAGCTTGAACCAGTTCTTGCCAGAGCTCAAGCGGATGGTGCAAGTGCTCGAGCGATCGGACCGTGAATACTATAACataattttgaaagcaaatttgggTAGTCCCCTGACCGAGGCACGACTCAAGATAGTGAAATTTATTGTAAGATTGATCACCCAATACGCGGAATCGCTGTACTTCAACATGGCTGATCTGCGTTTGGAATCATGCGTTTCGGAGCGTTTGCTCCGCAGTCGAAAACTCCAACTGATTGACACCCGTGCCAAATACATCCCACTGGGGATGGGCCTCAAGGAATCGATGCTGGCCGCAATCTGTGACTACGCCACCGACCTGCAGGATTTGGTAATCGCCGAAATGAACATCACCAATCCGAAGGCGCTGGAAAACCTCTCGCAACTGACACGCCTCAAGCTGCTGCTCATCAGTGACTACTACCCGTACGTGAGACCACCCTGCCCTCCGATCAATCTACCGAACCTCGAGAACCTCTCGCTCATCAACGTCACGGACGAGTCGAACTTTTACTTCAAAACCGATAACCTCAAACGGTACTTCATTCACACCAACGGAACGCACGCTCCGCGATCGATGGAATCGATCGCTGAGAACATCAGTGGCATAAGCCGACTGTGCATTCATTTCACCGCCCGAACCATCATGGCCGAACATATCTTCGCGGCGTTGGAAAAGTTTCCTTATCTGAACGCGCTCGAGCTCGGTGGCGTCGCGATCCCCGCCAGTGTGCTGAGGGACCTCAACCCGCGCAATCACATTCAGAAGCTGATATTTGTGGAGTGCCATTTG GAGTCGCTTCTTCTGAATGACTTAACCGAGAAGCTGGGATACCTGAAGCAGCTGGTGTTCGATTCGTGCTTCCTCTTCCACAAGCGGGACGGATTTCAACGGATACAGTATGATGACTTGCAGCAGCTGAGGCGATCGATGCCGAGCTGTCAAGTGATGCTAGATTATAACTGA